The nucleotide sequence CTGCCGCGCCTGCGGCAGGCCGGCCGACACCAGGTCCAGGCCGATGCCGACCCCGACGCTGATCAGCACCGCCAAGCCGACCCCGGCGAACATCGGACGCGTCGACCGGCCGTTTCGCTTCAGGAAGGCGCCGACGATGCTCACGATGAGGGTCGCCTCCAGGCCCTCGCGCAGGCCAATGAGGAACGTCCCGACAAATACGCCCTGCATGCACTCGATTCCCGTCCCCCGAATCGGGGACAACTGCTAGTTAGCACAGCCTAACTGGGCAAAAGCCCGGCTCGGCAGGCGGCGGCCCAGAGCGGGTTATCAGGTCGGCTGAGTGACGAAATCGATGAGCTCTTCGACCCGGCCGATCAGCGCCGGCTCCAGGTCATTCCAGTCGCGCACCCGCGACCGGATGCGCCGCCAGGCCCGGGCGATGTCCGCCTGATTGGCATGCGGCAACCCCAGCGCCCGACACGCGCCGTGCTTCCACTCGATGTGCCGCGGCACGTCCGGCCAGGCCTTCAGGCCCAGCCGCTGCGGCTTCACCGCCTGCCAGATGTCGACATAGGGGTGACCGACGACCAAAGTGTCGGGTCCGCCGGGTCCGCGGCGCACCGCATCGGCGATGCGCGCCTCCTTGGACCCGGCGACGAGGTGATCGACGAGAACGCCGAGCCGGCGGCCGGGGCCGGGCTGAAACTCGGCCACGATGCCGACCAGGTCGTCGACGCCGCCGAGATGCTCGACGACGACGCCCTCGATGCGCAGGTCCTCACCCCACACCTGCGCGACGAGTTCGGCATCGTGGCGGCCCTCGACGTAGATCCGGCTGGCGCGGGCGACCCGGGCCCGCGCGCCCGGCACCGCCACCGAGCCGGACGCGGTTCGGGTCGCGGCGGCCGGCGCCCCGCGGCGCGGCGCGGTGAGGATCACCGGACGACCCTCCAACAGGTAGCCGGGCCCCAAGGGGAACCCGCGGGTGCGGCCGTGCCGGTCCTTCAGGTCGATGCGGCCGTATTCGACGCGGACCACCGCGCCGACGTAGCCGGTCTGCGCGTCCTCGACGACCATGCCGAGCTCGACGGGATGTTCGGTCGAGCGCGGCCTGCGCGGGCCCGCGGCCAGCACGTCGGGTCCGTAGCGATCCATCACGCGGCAATGTTAGAAGCGTTACCCGCGGCCCCTACGGCGACACGCCAGGTCCCGGTGCGCCGCACGCTTTCAGATAGTCGGTCCAGTTCCACGTCTTCAAAAAGTCTCTGCCCGATTGCAATCCGCGTTGGTAGAGCGCTTCGCGTTGTTCGGCGGTGATATCGAAGTCGATCGGGCTCACCTCCTGGGCGGGCACGAAGATGGTGCGGCGCACCGTGCACGGGTCGTCGATGTACGCGTTGTCCTGATTGCTCACCAGGGTTTCGATTGCGGCGATTCCCAGCGACACCGGCCCGTGCACCGGATGGGTGGGCGGAATGCCGGGACGCGCGGACAGCCGGATGCCGAACGTCAGCCACTGCGGGTTGGGCCGGTCGAACAGGTCCACCGGGAAATCCGACAGCAGCCCGCCGTCGACCCAGGTAGCGCCGGCGACGCGGACGGGCTCGAAAATGTACGGAATCGCCGCGGACGCGTGCACCGCGCGCGCCACCGAGAAGCCGTCCGGGTCGATGCCGTAGGAGGCGAGGTCCCAGGGGATGCGCACCAGCCGGCGCCGGGACAGGTCGCTGGCGGCGACCACCAGCGACCAGGCGAACTGCGTGGGCTCCTCTCCGGTGCGCAGGTCGCCGAAGGTATGCACGCCGAAGTCGGCGAGCAGATCGGCCAGCAACTTTTCTAGGTAAGCGCCCCGGTAGACCCCGTCGGACACCAGCAACGACAGTCCCCCGCCGATCAGTGGAATGCGTCCGATGAGGTTGCGGTCCAACAACTTCGGATAGTCGATGGAACGCATGATGTCCGCCAGCCTGGTCAGCGGTTGGCCGGCTTTCTGCACGGCCGCCACCAGCGCGGCCACGATCGCCCCGGCGCTGGTGCCCGCGACCCGGGGAAACTCATAGCCAGCCGCGCCCAGCGCGTCGACCGCACCGACCAGCCCGATTCCCCGGACCCCGCCGCCCTCGCATACCAGGTCGACCCGCGTGACACTCACGAAACCCGCTCCCCGCCAACGCCGAAGAAGTGCAGGTGTCCCGGCTGCGGATGGAGCAGCACCCGACTGCCCTTCTGCGGCGGGTCATGGCCGTCGGCACGCGCCACCACGTGCTGCTCGATTGCCTTGCCGGAACCGGTGATTCGGCCGTAAAGGTAGGCGTCGGCCCCGAGCTCTTCGACCACATCGACCTCCATCTCGACACCGACGTTGCCCAGCTCGAAGTGCTCGGGGCGGACACCCACCACGACCTCTCCCGCGTTGCATGCGATGCCGCGCGGCACCGGGATCGGCCAATCGCCCAGCGAGACCGAGGAATCGACGATGGGCAGGGTAAACAGGTTCATCGCCGGGGACCCGATGAACCCGGCGACGAAGACGTTGTCGGGATTGCGGTACAGCTCGCGGGGGGTCGCGCACTGTTGCAGCACGCCGTCGCGCAGCACCGCGACGCGGTCGCCCATGGTCATCGCCTCAACCTGGTCGTGGGTGACGTAAACCGTGGTGGTGCCCAGTTGTCGCTGCAGCGCCGCGATCTGGTTACGGGTTTGCACTCGCAGTTTGGCGTCGAGGTTGGACAGCGGCTCGTCCATCAAAAACACCTGTGGGCGGCGCACGATCGCGCGGCCCATCGCCACCCGCTGACGTTGACCGCCGGACAGGTCCTTGGGTTTGCGATCGAGGAACGGTTGCAAATCAAGGAGTTTCGCGGCGGCCAGCACTCGCTCGCGGATCTCGGGCTTCGGGGTCTTGGCGATCTTCAGCGCGAATCCCATGTTCTGCGCGACCGTCAGGTGCGGGTAGAGAGCGTAGTTCTGAAAGACCATCGCCACGTCACGGTCCTTGGGTTCGACGCGGGTGACATCGCGCTCCCCGATCCGGATTCGGCCGGAATCCACCGTTTCCAGCCCGGCCACCATGCGCAACGACGTCGTCTTGCCGCATCCGGACGGGCCGACCAGAACGACGAACTCACCGTCGCCGACGACGAGGTCGAGGCGATCCAGGGCCGGCCGCTCGGTGCCGGGGAACTGCCGCGTCGCTTGCTCGAAAGTCACTGAGGCCATGAACTATCCGTTGAGTCCGGTGACGGCGATACCGCGGACGAACGACCGCTGCGCGAAGGCGTAGATGATGACCAGCGGCACCATGATCAGCATCGAGGTCGCCATGATGATCGGCCAGCGCGCGACGTATTCGCCGCGCAGCCGCACCAGGCCGAGGGTCAGCGTGGCGAGGCTGTTGCGCTGCAACATCAGCAGCGGCCACAGGAAGTCGTTCCAGACGTTGACCCAGGTGAGCACCGCCAGCACCATCACGGCCGGCCGGGCGTGCGGCAGCAGGATCCGCCAGAAGATCTGCCACGGCGAACAACCGTCCAGGATGGCGGCCTCCTCGAGGTCGGTCGGCAGCGTGCGGAAGAACTGGCGCATGAGATAGGTCCCGAACGCGCTGCCAAACAAGCCCGGCACGATCATCGCCCACGGGGTGTCGACCCACCCGACGGTCCGCATGAGGATGAATTGCGGGATCACCGTCACGGTCAGCGGCACCATCAGCGTGCCGAGATACAGGATGAACAGCGTGTCGCGACCGCGGAAGTGCAGGCGCGCGAAGGCGTATCCGGCCAGCGAGCAGAAGAAGACTTGCCCGGCGGTCACGCATCCGGCGTACAGCACGGTGTTGAAGAACATGCGCCAGAACGGCATCAGCCCGAACACTTCGGTGTAGTTCGACCACCGTGGGTGTGCCGGCAACAGTTTCGGCTCACTAACCTCGCCTTCCCGCTTCAACGAGCCCGACAGCGCCCACGCGATCGGGAACAGCCAGCACCACGCGATGCCGATCAGCGCGGTGTAGACCAGCACGCCACGAAAGGCCGTGCGCGTGAAGATCCGCTCAGCTGAGACCACGAGAGTTCTCCCAAGATCGTTGCCGGGTGAGGCGCAACTGCACCACGGTCAGCACCAGCAGGATGGCGAACATCACCCAGGCCAGTGCCGACGCGTAGCCGAATTCCAGAAAAGAGAAGGCGTGCTGGAACAGCATGATGCCCAGCACATAGGTGGCGGTCTCCGGGCCGCCGTTCGACCCGTTGAGGACGTAGACCATGTCAAATGCCTGGAACGCGTGGATGATCGAGATGACGCCCACAAACGTGATCGACCCGCGGATCAGCGGCACGGTCATGAACACGAATTGCCGTATTTCCCCCGCGCCGTCGATCTTGGCGGCCTCGTAAACCGTTTCGGGGACGCCTTGCATCGCCGCCAGCAAGATTACGGTGGCGAAGGGCACGGCCCGCCATACGCTCACGGTGCACAGCGACACCATGGCCCACCTGGGGTCGACCAGCCACGGAATCGGGCCGATCCCGACCCAGCCGAGCATGATGTTGAGCAACCCGTTGTCGGTGTTGAAGACGAACTGCCAGACCACCGCCAGCACCACCGACGAGATGGCCAGGGGCAGAAAGACAATGGTGCGAAAGATGCCGATGCCCTTCACATTCCGGTTCAGCACGGCGGCGACGACGAGACTGATCAGCACGGTGGGCACCACCGTGCCCACGGTGAAGATGGCGGTGTTGCGGATCGCGATCAAAAACAGCGGATCCGCGGCGAGGTCATGAAAGTTCCTCAGTCCCACGAACCTCGGCGATCTGAACACGTCCCAACGATGGAAACTCATGTACAGCGAGAAGCCCAACGGGAACAGCATGAACACGGCCACCGCGGTCAGGTTCGGCGCGACGAACAGCCGCCCGGCCCAGGCACGCCGGCGCCACGGGGCGGATCTCTTCAGCGTGTGGACAAGCGTCACGGTGTCCTCAGCGCCTCGTCGAGCAGCGGGGGCAGGCCCTTAAGCGTTGTCGCGGGCCGCGATCCGCGCAGCACCGGACCGAAGTTGCGGTCCATTAAGGCGACGATCTTTTCCCAGGCCGGGGTGACCGGCAATCCCTCCGAATGCGCCGGCCCCCCGGTCAACACGGCGAGGTTGTCGATGTTGCGGTGAGCTTTGGCGAATCCGGTCGAGTCGAGCGCGGACCGCAGCACCGGTACGAACAGGCTGGATTCAGCGATCAGCGCCTGCCCTTCGGGGCCGGTCGCGAATTTCACGAATTCCCAAGCCTGTTCCCGGTGTTGACTGGTGGTCGAGATGGCCAGTCCGGTGGAACCGATGTTGGAGTGGGCGGGCTGGCCGGGCCGTCGCGGCCCCACCGGCAATGGCAGCACATCGAAGTCCAGGCCGTCGGCCCGAATGAAGGTCTGATAGCGCCAGTGGCCGCCCAGCGCGATGGCCGCCTTGCCCGCGGCGAACAGGTCGGGGGTGGACATCGACTGCACCTCGGAGGCGTTGGGCGCCACCTTGTGCTTGTTGGCCAGGTCGGCATAGAACTGCACCGCCTCGATGAAGGCGTCGTCACCGTAATTGAAATGGGTCGGGGTCTTCAGCGGGGTCGCCCACGGCACCCCGTTGTTCATGCCGAAAAGCCCGGCCGAATAATACGAAAACCACATGTTGACGAAACCCCATTGGGTGGCTCGCCCGGCTGCGTTCCGTTTGGTCAGCGCCGTGGCGGTGTCGCGGAACTCGTCGAAGGTCCACGGCTGCTCCCAGGTTCGCGCTGAGGCCGGCAGGCCGGCCTCGGCGAACAGCCGCTTGTTGTAGAAGAGGTAGTTTCCCGACCATTGCTCCGGGAGTGCGTACTGACCTCCCCTGAACGTGAAGCTGTCATAGAGCGCCCCGACGCTGTCCGAGCGCAGTTGCGCCGCGAACGCGTGGTCGCGAGCCAGCAGGGTGTTCAGATCCAGCAACACCCCCCGCGCGGCGAGTTCGGCGTAGGTCAAATCCCACGCCATCATCACGTCCGGGCACTTGCCGCCCGCGCAGAACGTCGCCAGTTGCTGCATCACACCCGGCGCGGACAACACCGGCCGAACCTTGATGTCGGGATGGCGGCGCTGAAACTCATCGATGATGCGTATCCGGACATCGCGCTCGTCGGGATTGGCCGCGAAGAAAAAGGTCAGCGCGTCCTCGTCGTCGGGGGCGCAGGCGGCCGCCCACGACGCCAGGGCTGCCGCGGACAGCGCACCGGCGCCGCGCAGCAGGCTGCGCCGGCCGAACGGCCTATCGGGCATCGTGCTCTCCTTGGCGCAGCGCTGGTGATGTCCTTGGTACCCGACGGGCATGTGTCAATTCTGAGACGGCCGGCGCGGGCAGTGCCAGAACCACGCGGCGTAGCTGGTCGGGGTCGCCCGTGATGTCGATGGTGTGGATGCGATTGTCTTCTCCGATGCCGAGCTGCAGCAGCGCTTGGGCGCGCCCGCCCGGTGCGATCACAATGCCCGGGACACCGTCGATCAGCAACACGACGGCGGCCCGCGCCCGGTCGGTGAACCGCCGGGTTTCCTCGGCGACGGCCTTGGCGCCGCGCACCTCGGTGGGCACGTCATCGGGCACCAGAGCCCGATCCACCCTGCGGACGACGTCGGGTGCCAGCAGGTCCAGCAGGGTGGCGATGTCCCCACCCCGGGAGGCCGCCAGAAACGCCTGCACGACCCGCAGGTGCTCGGCCGCGCGACGGGGTTGGATGTCAGCGCCCGCCGGCACGCGATGCAGTCGTTCACGAGCCCGGCTGGCCAGTTTCTTGGCGGCCGCCGGGGACCGGTCCAGCAGGCCGGCGATCGTCTCGAAGGGCACGGCGAACACGTCGTGCAGCACGAACGCGACGCGCTGCTCGGGTGACAGCCGATCGAGCACCACCAGCAGTGCGCTGCCGACCGAGTCCGCCAGCAGAGCCTGCTGGTCCGCCGGCGGATTCACGGCGAACCGATCCAGCTCGTCGGAGTCGACCAGGGGTCGTTCGGCGCGCCGCTTGCGCACGCGTAACTGGTCGACGGCCTCGTGTGCGGTGATTGTCGTGAACCAGCCGGTGACGTTCCCGATCGTGTTCAGCGCGTTCTGGGTCACGTAATCCGAGCGGCTGGCCTTGAGCCACGCCGATTGGACCGCATCGTCGGCATCCTCCACCGAGCCGAGTAGGTGAAAGGCGACCGACCGCAGATGTGGTCGGTCGGCGTCGAATCGCTGCGCGAGGTCCGCGAGATCCCGAATTGCGCTCACGGGTCACCTTTTCTGCGTGGGAGTCGTCAAGTAGATGACCGCATCCATCGAACTCTCTGTCCCCAAGGAGATCTGCACATGACCCTACCGAGACGATACCGGTTGCACGGCAACGCATTGACCGCGGCGACACGGGCCTGACCCATGGGCACCGCATACACCGCGATCACGTTGACCACCGCGCTCGTCACCGCCGGAATCGCCGTGGCCGACTTCATTCCCGCCCGCTTCGTGCTGGCCAACTCGGCGGAGGTCGGGGTGCCGCGTTCGTGGCTGCCGGCGTTGGGGGCGGCAAAGCTCGCCGGGGCCGCCGGCCTGCTCGTCGGCCTGGCGGGCGTGCGGCCGTTGGGAATCGCGGCCGCGACCGGGCTGGTGTTGTTCTTCATCGGAGCGGTGCTGACGCACCTGAAGGCCCGGGTGCTGTACAACATCGCGTTTCCGGGCGGCTACCTGGTACTCGCGGCCGCGTCGCTGGTGCTGGTGGTTGCGCACTGAGCCAGATCAGGCGGGAAAGTAGCGGAGCCGGGTGATCGCGTTGCCCCGCCAGGCGACGTCGGCCATCACCACGGCGCGCCCGTGGGGCGAGTCGAGCGAGACCGCGACCGTGGGCCCCGCCCCGATCGCCTTACCCCAGCTCGCCCCGTTCAGCTGCTCGATCAGCTCGGCCAGTTGCACCGGGTCGTTATCACCCAAAGTTATTGCGGCAGTTGATGATATCGCGCGCGCGGCGGCGCCCTTGTCTCCGCGCGTGACGGCACCCAGGAACTTGCCCACTAACTCCTTGTGCCGGGCACCCATTCGGCGAAAGCCGGCCAGGAAGCCCGCGGCGCCGTTGAGCCCCTGGTTTCCGAGCAGGTTTCGCGACAGTTGCAGGCCGGGCGCTATCGCCGCGGATCCGCTTCGCAGGAACTGCAGCATCATCGCCGGCAGTTCCCAGTACGCCCGCAGCTCGGCAATCCGCCACTCGCCGTTGGCTTCTCGGAGGTCATAGCGCAGGAACGCGGGGATGGACATCGTCACCGCCGGACCCATCGCGACTTCGAGGTCGAGGTCGCGTAGGACCACCGTGCCCAAGACGATGTCGAGATCTCGGCGAAACGTGATGTCGCGCGGGCCAATGAAGGTGTCGTAGAAGCGGTAGATCCGCTCGTATCCGACGTGCGGTCGCGAGCCGACCGGATCCTCGACCCGGGCGTCGGCGGTGAAGGCACCCACCCACCCGTCGCGGTCGTGCACCGCAACGGCCCGCGGCGATCGCTCGACGGCGGCGATCAGATGCGCCCGATCCAGTGGAACCACCATCGCGCCCCCGGCTATGGACCCGTGACCAAATCGACGCCCTCGCCCCGCATCTCCGCCAGCGCCGCCGCCAAGGGGGCGCCCGAGTCCACGGCTGCGGTCAGGTCCAGCAGCACCCGGGTGGCCAGCCCGGCGCGGGCCGCGTCCACCGCGGTGCGGCGCACGCAGTGGTCGGCGGCGATGCCGACGACATCGACCTGGTCGACCCCGCGCTGCCGCAACCAGTCGAGCAGCGCTGAGCCGTTCTCGTCGACGCCCTGGAAACCGCTGTAACCCGCGTCATAGGCGCCTTTGTGAAAGACCGCGTCGATCGGGCCGGTGTCGAGGGCGGGATGAAACTCGGCTCCGGCGGTGCCCGCGAGGCAATGCGGTGGCCAGGACGTCACATAGTCCGGATCGTCGGAAAAATGGTCACCCGGGTCGATGTGCCAGTCTTTGGTCGCCACGACGCGTTGGTAGCCCCCGGATTGCCGGGACGCTCGGGATTCTCGGGCCAGATGGTCGCCGATCGCCGCGGCCACCGCGCCACCGCCTGCCACCGCCAGCGCGCCGCCCTCGCAGAAGTCTTTTTGTACGTCGACGATGATCAACGCCCGCACTCGGTCCACCCTAGCGCCGCACGGTTTGTTTGCGGATCGGCCGGGTAAACAAGCAGCCATGGTGCTTCGGAGAATCGCGCGACCCCTGTTGTCAGTGGCATTCATCGGCCAGGGAGTCAATTCACTGCTCAATCCCAAAGCGGCTGCGGAAGCCGCGGCGCCGGCCGTCGACGGCCTGCAGGCGCTCCCCGACCCGGTCGGCAGCAGCATTCCGAGCGACCCCGAGACGGTGGCGCGAATCACCGCCGCCGTTCAGGTCGGCGGCGGTCTGTTGCTGGCAACCGGAAAGCTGCCGCGTATCGCCTCGGCCGCGCTCGCGCTGACGGTGCTGCCGGCCAATCTCGGCACGCACACGTTCTGGAACGAACGCGATCCGGAGCTCAAGGCCCAGAAGCGCCAACAATTCCTCACCGACCTCAGCCTGGTGGGCGGGCTGTTGATCGCCTCGGCCGACACCGCGGGTAAGCCCTCGCTGGGATGGCGCGGCCGTCGGGCCGCGAAGCGGCTGTCCGAGCGGGTGTCCTCGGCGCTGCCCGGCTCCGACGACACGGATCTCGCCGAACTCGGCGAGAAGATCGTGCACGGCCTGCAGGTCGGTGCCGAACGCGGCCGCGAACTGGCCAGCACCGCCGCCGAACGCAGCGCGCCGTACGCCGAAGCGGCGCTCGAACGCGGCCGCGAACTGGCCAGCACCGCCGCCGAACGCAGCGCGCCGTACGCCGAAGCGGCGCTCGAACGCGGCCGCGAGCTGGCCAGCACCGCCGCCGACCGGGGCGCCCCGTTGGCCAAAAAGGCCCGCAAACGCGGCGAGGAACTCGTCAGCACCGCGGCCGAAAGGGGCGCACCGCTGGCCGACAAGGCGCGCAAGCGCGGCGAGGAACTCGCCAGCACCGCCGCCGAAAGAAGCGCGCCGCTGGCGAAGAAGGCCGCCAAGAAAGCGGAGAAGTCCCGCAAGCGCGCCGAAAAGCTGGCCGCCAAGGCCCGCGAGCGCGGATTCGAGCTGGTTGATACCGCCCGCGAGCGAGTCAGCGACGAGGTCAACCCTCCCCTTCGTCGGCGCTTCGCGTAGTTGCCGCCAGGAACGCGTCGATCACATGACGAGGTTCTTGGACTTCGTCCAGATCTATGACGACCCCGCGCTCGTCGGCGCCGAGCGGCTCCAACGCGTCGAATTGTGATCGCAGCAGCGTGGCCGGCATGAAATGGTCGGTCCTGGCGGCCAATCGGTGGCCGATCAGTTCCGGTGATCCGTTCAGGTTGAGGAAAAGCACCGTCGGGCAATGTGAGCGCAGCTGATTTCGGTAGTTGCGCTTAAGCGCCGAACAGGCCACCACGCCGCCGTCGCGGTGACCGGCCAGCCACTCGCCGACCTTGCGCAGCCAGGGACGGCGGTCATCGTCGGTGAGGGGTTCACCGGCGCGCATTTTGGCGATGTTGGTGGGCGAGTGCATGGTGTCGGCATCGACGAAGGGCACGCGCAACCGTTGTGCCAGTGCGGAACCCACCGTCGACTTGCCCGATCCGGACACACCCATCACCACGATCGGGGGCGCCGCGCTCATGTCTGGTTGCGGTTCCATTCCATCCAGCCGACGCCGGTGCGGCCGTCCGCGGTGGTGACACTGACCCACGCGCGCGGGAACTGGCTCACCCGCCCGTCGGGGGCGGTCAAGCTGACCGGCGCCTGGCCGCGCACCTCGACGTCACCGGTGATCGCGCCCGGCTCCAGACTCAATGTCGCGCTCAGCGGTAACCCGTTGTCGCCGAACGCTTCCCCGCTATTCGCCGCTTCCAGCTCGATGACCGAGCCGTCGCGACCCTGGACGTAGCCCACGCTGACGGGGGGAATGCCCGGAATCCGGATGTTGACGCCGTGCAGGTGGGTGCCGTCGTCGAGGTGCACTGCGCTCCACATCCAGTCCATGCCCCACCAGTCGCGCACCCCCCACGAGTGATCACGTTGTCCTGGAACGGAATTCACTTGGTAGCTGGTGTCGCCGATGGTCACGGTGCCGGACACCGTGCAGGGGATCTCGTAACGTGTGGTCAGCCGATACATGTACGGCGTCCCGTCGGTGGCCCATTGCAGGTTCATCGTCATCTCGACCGGTGTCCCGGGCTCGCCGCGCAGCAAGGCCGCCGGGTCGGGGTAAGCCTGAGCGCGCCCCCGCAGGTCGACGCGATAGGTCTGCAGCGGCACGCTCGCGGAGTGCCCGAGTTCGAACGCGTCGGTGTGCAAAGTCCACGCGTCGGGGTTTTCCGGGGCCAGCGGAACTTCGCAGTCCACGATCGCGACGGTCGGCAGGTCGGGCCCGCACAGCAGCGCGTGCACCCACGCCGTCTGCTGGTTCGCCACCAGGCCCAGGCGGAACCAGCCGCCCAATCCCTGTGCGGTGTCGGCGAAGTCGGCATACCAGCTCTCGCTCCACAACGGTTCGGCCGTCGCGGTATGCGCGAGT is from Mycobacterium conspicuum and encodes:
- a CDS encoding DUF3097 domain-containing protein; protein product: MMDRYGPDVLAAGPRRPRSTEHPVELGMVVEDAQTGYVGAVVRVEYGRIDLKDRHGRTRGFPLGPGYLLEGRPVILTAPRRGAPAAATRTASGSVAVPGARARVARASRIYVEGRHDAELVAQVWGEDLRIEGVVVEHLGGVDDLVGIVAEFQPGPGRRLGVLVDHLVAGSKEARIADAVRRGPGGPDTLVVGHPYVDIWQAVKPQRLGLKAWPDVPRHIEWKHGACRALGLPHANQADIARAWRRIRSRVRDWNDLEPALIGRVEELIDFVTQPT
- a CDS encoding patatin-like phospholipase family protein, which translates into the protein MSVTRVDLVCEGGGVRGIGLVGAVDALGAAGYEFPRVAGTSAGAIVAALVAAVQKAGQPLTRLADIMRSIDYPKLLDRNLIGRIPLIGGGLSLLVSDGVYRGAYLEKLLADLLADFGVHTFGDLRTGEEPTQFAWSLVVAASDLSRRRLVRIPWDLASYGIDPDGFSVARAVHASAAIPYIFEPVRVAGATWVDGGLLSDFPVDLFDRPNPQWLTFGIRLSARPGIPPTHPVHGPVSLGIAAIETLVSNQDNAYIDDPCTVRRTIFVPAQEVSPIDFDITAEQREALYQRGLQSGRDFLKTWNWTDYLKACGAPGPGVSP
- a CDS encoding ABC transporter ATP-binding protein; translated protein: MASVTFEQATRQFPGTERPALDRLDLVVGDGEFVVLVGPSGCGKTTSLRMVAGLETVDSGRIRIGERDVTRVEPKDRDVAMVFQNYALYPHLTVAQNMGFALKIAKTPKPEIRERVLAAAKLLDLQPFLDRKPKDLSGGQRQRVAMGRAIVRRPQVFLMDEPLSNLDAKLRVQTRNQIAALQRQLGTTTVYVTHDQVEAMTMGDRVAVLRDGVLQQCATPRELYRNPDNVFVAGFIGSPAMNLFTLPIVDSSVSLGDWPIPVPRGIACNAGEVVVGVRPEHFELGNVGVEMEVDVVEELGADAYLYGRITGSGKAIEQHVVARADGHDPPQKGSRVLLHPQPGHLHFFGVGGERVS
- a CDS encoding carbohydrate ABC transporter permease codes for the protein MVSAERIFTRTAFRGVLVYTALIGIAWCWLFPIAWALSGSLKREGEVSEPKLLPAHPRWSNYTEVFGLMPFWRMFFNTVLYAGCVTAGQVFFCSLAGYAFARLHFRGRDTLFILYLGTLMVPLTVTVIPQFILMRTVGWVDTPWAMIVPGLFGSAFGTYLMRQFFRTLPTDLEEAAILDGCSPWQIFWRILLPHARPAVMVLAVLTWVNVWNDFLWPLLMLQRNSLATLTLGLVRLRGEYVARWPIIMATSMLIMVPLVIIYAFAQRSFVRGIAVTGLNG
- a CDS encoding carbohydrate ABC transporter permease; translated protein: MKRSAPWRRRAWAGRLFVAPNLTAVAVFMLFPLGFSLYMSFHRWDVFRSPRFVGLRNFHDLAADPLFLIAIRNTAIFTVGTVVPTVLISLVVAAVLNRNVKGIGIFRTIVFLPLAISSVVLAVVWQFVFNTDNGLLNIMLGWVGIGPIPWLVDPRWAMVSLCTVSVWRAVPFATVILLAAMQGVPETVYEAAKIDGAGEIRQFVFMTVPLIRGSITFVGVISIIHAFQAFDMVYVLNGSNGGPETATYVLGIMLFQHAFSFLEFGYASALAWVMFAILLVLTVVQLRLTRQRSWENSRGLS
- a CDS encoding ABC transporter substrate-binding protein, translated to MPDRPFGRRSLLRGAGALSAAALASWAAACAPDDEDALTFFFAANPDERDVRIRIIDEFQRRHPDIKVRPVLSAPGVMQQLATFCAGGKCPDVMMAWDLTYAELAARGVLLDLNTLLARDHAFAAQLRSDSVGALYDSFTFRGGQYALPEQWSGNYLFYNKRLFAEAGLPASARTWEQPWTFDEFRDTATALTKRNAAGRATQWGFVNMWFSYYSAGLFGMNNGVPWATPLKTPTHFNYGDDAFIEAVQFYADLANKHKVAPNASEVQSMSTPDLFAAGKAAIALGGHWRYQTFIRADGLDFDVLPLPVGPRRPGQPAHSNIGSTGLAISTTSQHREQAWEFVKFATGPEGQALIAESSLFVPVLRSALDSTGFAKAHRNIDNLAVLTGGPAHSEGLPVTPAWEKIVALMDRNFGPVLRGSRPATTLKGLPPLLDEALRTP
- a CDS encoding sigma-70 family RNA polymerase sigma factor — translated: MSAIRDLADLAQRFDADRPHLRSVAFHLLGSVEDADDAVQSAWLKASRSDYVTQNALNTIGNVTGWFTTITAHEAVDQLRVRKRRAERPLVDSDELDRFAVNPPADQQALLADSVGSALLVVLDRLSPEQRVAFVLHDVFAVPFETIAGLLDRSPAAAKKLASRARERLHRVPAGADIQPRRAAEHLRVVQAFLAASRGGDIATLLDLLAPDVVRRVDRALVPDDVPTEVRGAKAVAEETRRFTDRARAAVVLLIDGVPGIVIAPGGRAQALLQLGIGEDNRIHTIDITGDPDQLRRVVLALPAPAVSELTHARRVPRTSPALRQGEHDAR
- a CDS encoding DoxX family protein, encoding MGTAYTAITLTTALVTAGIAVADFIPARFVLANSAEVGVPRSWLPALGAAKLAGAAGLLVGLAGVRPLGIAAATGLVLFFIGAVLTHLKARVLYNIAFPGGYLVLAAASLVLVVAH
- a CDS encoding ketosteroid isomerase family protein, with the protein product MVVPLDRAHLIAAVERSPRAVAVHDRDGWVGAFTADARVEDPVGSRPHVGYERIYRFYDTFIGPRDITFRRDLDIVLGTVVLRDLDLEVAMGPAVTMSIPAFLRYDLREANGEWRIAELRAYWELPAMMLQFLRSGSAAIAPGLQLSRNLLGNQGLNGAAGFLAGFRRMGARHKELVGKFLGAVTRGDKGAAARAISSTAAITLGDNDPVQLAELIEQLNGASWGKAIGAGPTVAVSLDSPHGRAVVMADVAWRGNAITRLRYFPA
- a CDS encoding isochorismatase family protein, translated to MRALIIVDVQKDFCEGGALAVAGGGAVAAAIGDHLARESRASRQSGGYQRVVATKDWHIDPGDHFSDDPDYVTSWPPHCLAGTAGAEFHPALDTGPIDAVFHKGAYDAGYSGFQGVDENGSALLDWLRQRGVDQVDVVGIAADHCVRRTAVDAARAGLATRVLLDLTAAVDSGAPLAAALAEMRGEGVDLVTGP
- a CDS encoding DoxX family protein encodes the protein MVLRRIARPLLSVAFIGQGVNSLLNPKAAAEAAAPAVDGLQALPDPVGSSIPSDPETVARITAAVQVGGGLLLATGKLPRIASAALALTVLPANLGTHTFWNERDPELKAQKRQQFLTDLSLVGGLLIASADTAGKPSLGWRGRRAAKRLSERVSSALPGSDDTDLAELGEKIVHGLQVGAERGRELASTAAERSAPYAEAALERGRELASTAAERSAPYAEAALERGRELASTAADRGAPLAKKARKRGEELVSTAAERGAPLADKARKRGEELASTAAERSAPLAKKAAKKAEKSRKRAEKLAAKARERGFELVDTARERVSDEVNPPLRRRFA
- a CDS encoding gluconokinase, encoding MSAAPPIVVMGVSGSGKSTVGSALAQRLRVPFVDADTMHSPTNIAKMRAGEPLTDDDRRPWLRKVGEWLAGHRDGGVVACSALKRNYRNQLRSHCPTVLFLNLNGSPELIGHRLAARTDHFMPATLLRSQFDALEPLGADERGVVIDLDEVQEPRHVIDAFLAATTRSADEGEG